TAAACTATTATTAGAATATTACGATTATTCTTAATTAAAAATGCTGGTGATAAAGTATGCATGCTCAGTTTAAAAAAGGATACTTGAGTTAATAGTCTTATTGATAATAAATAAAAGGGATGAATATGGATATGCATTAGTCAAAAAATATCGAGTAAAATTGTCATATCTGAAGGAACTGTTTATCCAATATTAAGAAGAAATGTAAAAAATATTTTACATTTATATAGTAGGAGGAGTGAAAATGTGGAGAATAATATTAAGTCATTAAGAAAGGTACAAAAAATATCTCAAGATGAATTAGCTAATTTGTGTAATGTTTCTAGACAAACAATTAATGCTATTGAAAATAATAAGTATGATCCTTCTTTAGTTTTAGCTTTTTCAATAGCTAATTATCTTAATGTAAAAGTGGATGAGTTATTTGTTTTTAATAAATAAAAAATTATAGTATAGAAAGGTTTGAATATACATGTTAAAAAGACCTGATGAAATGGAAATGTATCAAAATATGAAATCATCGAGACCTACTCTTATTTTTTATTCTTTATCTTTACTTATTTGGTCTTTATATGATTTTATTAAACATGGAAAATTGAGTATAGCATTTGGAATTTTAATTATTGGGAATGCAATATTTTGGTGGGGAAGATTTTATTATAATAGGAAGATGAAATAATAAAAAGTAACATTATCAGTGAAATGTTACTTAATAGTATAGTTATTAACATGAACACAATAAGTTTATTTTTAGTAATATTGGTTTTAGTTTTAATAATCAATCCGATGTTTTTTGCAATACCAAAGTGGTTCTTACGGACTTTTGGTGAATTGCTCTTTTGTGTACTACATTGATATAATAAAAGAAAAGGAGTAAACCATGATGTACCCTATCTCTTGGTTAAGTCCAGTATGGGACACTTATTTGTGATCTACGTCATCATAGACCATTAGCGCTATTACCGAATCGTTCACCTGAAACACTAGCGGAATGGTTGAAACAACCTCCTCACATTCAAGTCGTGAGTTGCGATGGTTTTACAAGTTTTCGTCAAGGAATTTCTGACGCAAGTTCTTCTATTCTTCAAGTATATGATCGCTGGTATTTTATTAAAAATGCTAGGAAACATTTAGATACGTTCCTCTTGTCAGCCGTTCCTTCTACTATTACTTGGAATGAAACTTCATCTATTTCCATTGAAACAGCGTTAACAAAAACAGAAAAATAAAACTCATACGCCAGAAACGAAAGTGGGACTTGATTCAAGAAATAAAGAAAGCCCATCGCTCCGGGAAATCTATCAATTCCCTAACGAAAGAATATCATTTAAATTGGAGAATGATTAAAAAATACATGAAAATGATGACTCCACCTACTACCAATCGTTGGCGCATCAGTCCAGCCCAAGGGTGTCATGAATCTATTATTCGTCTTGAAAAAGAGGGAAAAACACTTAAAACGATTGATCCACTTATCCGTAAGAAGGGGTATAACGGTACCTTTTCGGCTGTGCGCACACTTGTTGAAGGGATAAGGTGCAAACAGAAACGTGCTAATCACCCATCTCCTACCTATCAAATAGCTAGAAAACGTCTTGCCAGATGGTTTTGGATTCATCCCAATCATCTGAACACCTCAGAAAGAAGAGATTTAGAGCGTTGCTTCGAAAAATATCCTAATCTCCAAACTGTTTATGAAGTCATACAAGAGTATCGTGCAATGATAAAACAATCTGATTATGAAGGATTTTTGCAATGGCTAAGAAAACAACTTTCCCATAAAGAACAACCCTTTTATCCATATACCGTCATTTACGCAACGATTTACAAGTCGTTAAGCATGCCTTTCTTCTTCCCTATAGTAATGGCGTGTTAGAAGGACAGGTAAATCGCTTGAAATCAAACGAATGTTGTATGGACGAGCTGGTTTAGCTATATTGCAAAAGCGCATGTTATATAAACTCGGATTTATTATTTTGAAAGAATAAAATTTTATACGGTAACAACGTTATATGAGATTTCACCAAATCTGCGTAAGAACCACTTTCATTTTGCACTAAACAATCTATTATTTTGTTTAGTTATCAGTCAATTAAGTACCTTTCTTCACATTATAATGACCGTTACTCATTACATTTGCGATACTATATAAACTAAGACTATCAATGCAATGGAGGTTTACAACATGAAAAATATAATGGAATTCCTCAACAATCCATATACTAAATACCTATTAGCTATGATGTAGGTTGTTTTATAATAAAGTTAAAATATTTTTAAATCGTAAAAATATTTTATCGCATCTTTTTTCAAAGCATTGTGACTTTATTTAAAAGCGACAATAAAATTTTTTTTGCAAATTATATAATTTATACTATACTCCTAGCAAATTTAAATTAGAAACTGTTTCTCTTCCTATTGAATCATAAATTATTTTTGTTTTTCTCACACCCTTCAAATCATAGCAGTTTCTCCCGTCGAGAACGATTGGAGTTTTCATTAATTCACTATATTTCGAAATATCAAACTCTTTAATTTCATACCATTCTGTGAAGATAAAACATATATCTGCATTCTTGATAGTATCTTCAATGGAGGTACTATAGGTTATTTCATCAGGATATATTTTCTTAAAATTCTCAATACCAACAAGATCCCATACATTAACATTTGCACCCTCTTTAAGCATTATTGGAATATTTGCTAGGGAAGGTGCTTCTCTTAAATCGTCAGTATCAGGTTTGAAGGTTAGTCCCAGTATTGCTACATTTAATCCTTTGAAACTATCAAAATATTTTCGAGATTTCATGAGAGCTTGACTATAATTTTGTGGTGGTAGAAATCTTACTGGTACATTATATGCCATCGCTTCATATGTAGCAGTTAATCCTGGACTTGAAACTAACATTTTCGAATTTTGTAACTCTATCAAAAATTCTTCATGACTTAAATGTTTAAACTCTCCTCTAAATTTGTTTCCATATTCTTTTTTTAAGTATGTCATGACTTTATCATTACCTGTAACAATTATCCTATCAAACTTCGATTCATTCAAAGCTTCATAAGCATTTTCGAAAATCGTTTTCGGATATAATAACAAATCATCCATATTTTTCATAAACGGCGTTTCTAGCCCCGAAAAATTAAAAATTATTTGGTTTAATTCAGTATTTATATCTTTAGTCAATAAACTAGTGATTGGATCACAAACAATTAAATTGTTTATATCTTTTTTTAATACATTAACTTTCTGATCAATATCAAAATAGTTTTGCACAACATATGCATCTTATGACTATTTATATCATACGATTGTATTTTTGAGGCCGATATTCCTAATCCAAATCCTACCTCTAGTATATTCCCTGCATTTTTAGTGACTATCTTTGCTAACATTCCCATGTAATCAGACTCCCAAGGCTGCATGACTGGAATGACCCAAGATTTCTAGATTTCCCTCTGGAGTATATATTGCTTCTGCAGAACTCCAATTTTCCTCTAGATTTGAAAATCCAATTTCAATTCTGCTTGTTACTGTTTCTTTAAATAAATCAGTACTTTTCATAAATACTCTCCTTTTATATATACTTATCTACTTTATTAGTAGTTAGTAGCTCTTTTTTATAATAATAGAAAACAAAAGCAAATAATGGGATATGAATAACAAGCATTAAGATGATTAAGTTTTCATAACCACCTATGTCTCCTGTTAAGCCATAAATTAAAAACATAATTAACGAAATGATACTTAAAACTGTTGAAAAGAAAGAGAGTACAGTTGCTCTAACATTTTCTTGTACCAATTCATTT
The window above is part of the Bacillus cytotoxicus NVH 391-98 genome. Proteins encoded here:
- a CDS encoding helix-turn-helix transcriptional regulator translates to MENNIKSLRKVQKISQDELANLCNVSRQTINAIENNKYDPSLVLAFSIANYLNVKVDELFVFNK
- a CDS encoding transposase codes for the protein MCDLRHHRPLALLPNRSPETLAEWLKQPPHIQVVSCDGFTSFRQGISDASSSILQVYDRWYFIKNARKHLDTFLLSAVPSTITWNETSSISIETALTKTEK
- a CDS encoding transposase, yielding MIQEIKKAHRSGKSINSLTKEYHLNWRMIKKYMKMMTPPTTNRWRISPAQGCHESIIRLEKEGKTLKTIDPLIRKKGYNGTFSAVRTLVEGIRCKQKRANHPSPTYQIARKRLARWFWIHPNHLNTSERRDLERCFEKYPNLQTVYEVIQEYRAMIKQSDYEGFLQWLRKQLSHKEQPFYPYTVIYATIYKSLSMPFFFPIVMAC
- a CDS encoding UDP binding domain-containing protein, whose product is MQNYFDIDQKVNVLKKDINNLIVCDPITSLLTKDINTELNQIIFNFSGLETPFMKNMDDLLLYPKTIFENAYEALNESKFDRIIVTGNDKVMTYLKKEYGNKFRGEFKHLSHEEFLIELQNSKMLVSSPGLTATYEAMAYNVPVRFLPPQNYSQALMKSRKYFDSFKGLNVAILGLTFKPDTDDLREAPSLANIPIMLKEGANVNVWDLVGIENFKKIYPDEITYSTSIEDTIKNADICFIFTEWYEIKEFDISKYSELMKTPIVLDGRNCYDLKGVRKTKIIYDSIGRETVSNLNLLGV